From a region of the Butyrivibrio sp. AE3004 genome:
- the tnpC gene encoding IS66 family transposase, translating into MARDSKDQQLIELKDTVKELNTTIRNLNALIEAANKREEEHLLKEQEHIEREKVLQEQIDYLTKKLFGRSSEKHDDFEGQLNLFNEAETLKADPDPEEQEFTTVEKHTRKKKSKMSDKFAGLPVQEVILDVPEDERICDVCGTPLERIGKEFLRREIEFIKPSIKIIDYYSVSYGCPNCKINAEVPYIVRGRDGQAHMLHGMASAGTVAWVMYQKYVNSLPLYRQEKDFKMYGAEICRGTIANWIINNAEEFFKPMCNYFQRKLVAGRYAMADETPVQVLKEPGRRAESRSYMWVFRSGEFDPEQIVLFHYSPTRAGDTAKEFLEGFHGYLMTDGYSGYNKLRDCTRNSCWAHIRRYLIDAIPKGKEYDHSQPAVQGLAYVDKLFEMERKIHEKKGSDFDAIKKFRLEKEKPVLDGFWNWLDCQTAIKNSRMYKALVYIQNRRPFLETYLEDGGCSFNNNTSERSCKAFVTGRKNWLFSDSVDGAEASALTYSIVETAKANGVDVYYYLKYLLMKCPTSLTSDEDLEKLCPWHPECKEALDELHRQHQKAIFDAM; encoded by the coding sequence AGCTCATTGAGCTGAAGGACACTGTGAAAGAACTGAATACCACCATCAGAAATCTCAACGCACTCATTGAGGCTGCTAACAAACGCGAAGAGGAGCATCTTCTGAAAGAGCAGGAACATATCGAAAGAGAAAAAGTCCTGCAGGAACAGATAGATTACCTCACCAAGAAACTCTTTGGCAGATCAAGTGAGAAACATGATGATTTTGAGGGACAGCTGAATCTCTTCAATGAAGCCGAAACTCTAAAGGCTGATCCTGATCCCGAGGAACAGGAATTCACCACCGTCGAGAAACATACCCGCAAGAAAAAATCCAAGATGTCTGATAAGTTTGCAGGCCTCCCTGTCCAGGAGGTTATTCTTGATGTTCCTGAAGATGAGCGCATCTGCGATGTCTGTGGCACTCCTCTTGAGAGGATTGGGAAAGAATTTCTTCGCAGAGAGATCGAATTCATTAAGCCAAGTATCAAGATCATTGATTACTACAGTGTCAGCTATGGATGTCCTAACTGCAAGATAAATGCTGAGGTCCCGTACATCGTAAGAGGACGCGACGGTCAGGCACATATGCTGCACGGCATGGCATCTGCCGGAACAGTTGCGTGGGTAATGTATCAGAAGTATGTTAACTCTCTTCCTCTTTACAGACAGGAAAAAGACTTCAAGATGTACGGAGCCGAAATCTGCAGAGGAACCATTGCCAACTGGATAATCAATAACGCTGAAGAGTTCTTCAAGCCTATGTGCAATTACTTCCAGAGAAAGCTTGTTGCCGGAAGATATGCAATGGCAGACGAAACGCCCGTACAGGTGCTCAAAGAACCAGGGCGCAGGGCTGAATCAAGGTCGTACATGTGGGTTTTCCGTTCGGGAGAGTTTGATCCGGAGCAGATAGTTCTGTTCCACTATTCTCCGACACGGGCTGGAGATACTGCAAAGGAGTTCCTTGAAGGATTCCACGGGTACCTTATGACTGACGGGTACAGTGGATACAATAAGCTCAGGGACTGCACGAGGAATTCCTGCTGGGCGCACATAAGAAGGTATCTTATAGATGCCATTCCCAAAGGTAAGGAATACGATCACAGCCAGCCGGCAGTACAGGGACTTGCCTATGTCGACAAGCTCTTCGAGATGGAACGGAAAATCCATGAAAAGAAGGGCTCTGATTTCGATGCCATAAAGAAGTTCCGCCTTGAAAAGGAGAAACCTGTACTTGACGGTTTCTGGAACTGGCTTGACTGCCAGACTGCAATAAAGAATTCCAGGATGTACAAAGCCCTTGTTTACATCCAAAACAGAAGACCGTTCCTCGAAACCTATCTTGAGGATGGTGGCTGCAGTTTCAATAACAACACTTCCGAGAGAAGCTGCAAGGCCTTTGTTACTGGCCGCAAGAACTGGCTGTTTTCAGACTCAGTTGATGGCGCAGAGGCAAGTGCTCTTACTTATTCCATTGTTGAAACAGCTAAGGCAAATGGCGTTGATGTTTATTACTACCTGAAATATCTTCTCATGAAGTGTCCAACATCTCTTACCAGCGATGAAGATCTTGAGAAGCTCTGCCCATGGCATCCTGAATGCAAGGAAGCCCTGGATGAACTTCACAGACAGCATCAGAAAGCGATCTTCGACGCAATGTAA
- the ltrA gene encoding group II intron reverse transcriptase/maturase produces the protein MLTKLERISQLSKENPEMVFTSIGHLIDKEMLMECHNKMEKDKAVGIDGVTKEEYGNNLDENLDRLIASLKKKSYRPQPAKRVEIPKGNGKTRPLSIYCYEDKLVQEALRRILEAVFEPHFYEEMMGFRNGRSCHMALRKLNSMIEKQKTNYILDADIKGFFDHIDHRWAVKFVESRIKDPNVIRLVRRMLKSGIIKDFQYEETEEGSGQGSVCSPVIANIYMHYVFLWWFNDVVKPQLRGYAGAVVYADDFVVCFQYKDEAEQFYKRLKHRMEYFGLELEESKSRLIEFGRFAERDRRNRGQGKPETFDFLGFTHYCSKSRNGKFRVKRKTSKKKFTKKCKEVNRWLADMRTLPLQEIIKRVNSMLVGYFHYYGITDNSKAISDFKYIVRKLLFKWLNRRSQRRSYNWGQFNDMLRDYPLATPRTYVSIYE, from the coding sequence ATGTTAACGAAATTGGAGAGAATATCGCAATTATCAAAAGAAAACCCTGAAATGGTCTTTACTTCCATTGGACATCTCATTGACAAGGAAATGTTAATGGAATGTCACAATAAGATGGAAAAGGATAAAGCCGTAGGAATCGACGGAGTAACAAAAGAGGAATACGGGAATAATCTTGATGAGAACCTTGATAGGCTAATAGCGAGTCTGAAGAAGAAATCATATAGGCCACAACCTGCAAAGAGAGTTGAGATACCAAAGGGAAATGGAAAGACCAGACCTTTAAGTATCTACTGTTATGAAGATAAGCTGGTACAAGAAGCGCTTAGGCGCATATTGGAAGCAGTCTTTGAACCTCATTTCTATGAGGAGATGATGGGATTCAGGAACGGCCGTAGCTGTCATATGGCACTAAGAAAACTAAATTCTATGATTGAGAAACAGAAGACAAACTATATACTTGACGCCGATATTAAAGGGTTCTTCGACCATATCGACCATAGATGGGCAGTCAAATTTGTAGAGTCAAGGATTAAAGACCCGAACGTTATACGACTGGTTAGGCGGATGCTGAAATCAGGGATAATAAAGGACTTTCAATATGAGGAAACAGAAGAAGGTAGTGGACAAGGGTCGGTCTGTTCACCTGTCATAGCAAATATATACATGCATTACGTATTTCTGTGGTGGTTTAATGATGTTGTTAAGCCACAGTTGAGAGGCTATGCAGGGGCGGTAGTTTATGCGGATGACTTTGTTGTATGCTTTCAGTACAAAGATGAAGCTGAACAATTCTACAAAAGGCTGAAACACAGAATGGAATACTTTGGACTGGAACTGGAAGAAAGCAAGAGTCGACTGATTGAATTCGGTAGATTTGCCGAAAGAGACAGGCGAAACAGAGGGCAGGGAAAACCTGAAACCTTCGACTTTCTGGGTTTTACACACTACTGTTCCAAGAGTCGGAACGGGAAGTTCAGGGTGAAGAGGAAGACTAGCAAGAAAAAGTTCACAAAGAAATGCAAAGAAGTCAATCGATGGTTGGCTGATATGAGAACCTTGCCGTTACAGGAAATCATTAAGAGAGTGAACAGCATGCTAGTTGGATATTTCCATTACTACGGGATCACTGACAACTCAAAGGCTATATCTGATTTTAAATATATAGTACGAAAGCTTCTGTTCAAGTGGCTTAACCGCAGAAGCCAGCGGCGAAGTTATAACTGGGGCCAGTTCAACGATATGTTGAGAGACTACCCCCTTGCAACGCCCAGAACGTACGTCAGTATCTATGAATGA
- a CDS encoding glycosyltransferase — protein sequence MRLSLILPTYNRAGYLRETLASVLDRITEEYEVIVIDDGSDDETALCLGEFEGISEQIQIHYLSHRGVSIARNTGIEYATGDYVAFLDCDDTLKPAFFEECKVLLESKKDLYVLGYDRIEADGQRIPFWLRDHVYENPSDFADDYIRMRHLLVYSACNKLYRRDILDRFSIRFRESLSFGEDRLFNYDYIKKCRSIVTSSIKMFNYIQRNTNSASNRSLSDYYDIIMMLHKAKMQCFISLSCKTSVPEKAEFAGNDLSNEIRHMLGRFQAFPDEKKENLSKINNLIFGKMDDYKGRFDYILVLGSSNCAYRAEKAFEIGGADSDTVFILSGGNPSIDGVLTEAEHMRKHLLEKGIPDNRILVEKYSRNTRHNLEYSASLIRKDLATGKQKNKEDLRIAIITAGFHIHRTKLIFSNNSWLRDKNVVFIPAFGTHTRLDN from the coding sequence ATGAGACTTTCACTGATACTTCCGACGTATAATCGTGCAGGTTATCTTAGAGAGACCTTGGCATCTGTGCTGGACCGGATTACGGAGGAATATGAAGTCATCGTTATTGATGACGGATCGGATGACGAGACCGCTTTATGCCTTGGTGAATTTGAGGGGATATCTGAGCAGATCCAAATTCATTATCTTTCACATAGAGGAGTTTCCATTGCCCGTAATACGGGTATTGAATATGCCACAGGCGATTATGTAGCTTTCCTTGACTGTGACGATACTTTGAAACCGGCTTTTTTTGAAGAATGTAAAGTTCTTTTGGAGAGTAAAAAGGATCTGTATGTTTTGGGCTATGATCGCATAGAGGCGGATGGGCAGAGAATTCCTTTTTGGCTCCGGGATCATGTATACGAAAATCCTTCAGACTTTGCAGATGACTACATCCGAATGAGGCATCTGCTGGTTTATTCTGCATGCAACAAGCTTTATCGCAGAGACATTCTAGACAGATTTAGCATCAGATTCAGAGAGAGTCTGTCATTCGGAGAGGACAGACTCTTTAACTACGACTATATAAAAAAGTGTAGGAGTATCGTTACTTCTTCGATTAAGATGTTCAATTACATTCAGAGGAATACGAATTCTGCGTCAAACAGATCTTTATCTGATTATTATGACATTATCATGATGCTGCATAAAGCTAAGATGCAGTGCTTCATAAGCCTTTCATGTAAGACTTCAGTGCCGGAAAAAGCAGAATTTGCAGGCAACGATCTCTCAAACGAGATCAGACATATGCTTGGAAGATTCCAAGCTTTTCCTGATGAAAAAAAAGAAAATCTTTCAAAGATCAACAACCTGATTTTTGGAAAGATGGATGACTATAAGGGCAGATTTGATTATATTCTTGTGCTAGGAAGTTCAAACTGTGCTTACAGGGCAGAAAAAGCATTTGAAATAGGAGGTGCTGATTCTGATACTGTCTTTATCTTAAGCGGCGGAAACCCAAGTATAGATGGAGTTTTAACGGAAGCTGAGCACATGCGGAAGCATCTTCTGGAAAAAGGAATTCCTGACAATAGGATCCTTGTGGAAAAATATTCCAGGAATACCAGGCATAATCTTGAGTATTCCGCATCTTTGATCCGGAAGGATTTGGCTACAGGCAAGCAAAAGAATAAGGAAGATCTGCGCATAGCGATTATTACCGCTGGTTTTCATATTCACAGAACGAAGCTTATTTTTTCTAATAATTCCTGGCTTAGGGATAAAAATGTTGTGTTTATTCCAGCCTTCGGTACACATACCAGGTTAGATAACTGA
- a CDS encoding Nif11-like leader peptide family natural product precursor: MRFKDLTPEQKEMAKKCKTPEELLKLAQSEGYELTDDEMDLLSGGGIWDGDYDGKGKWQ; the protein is encoded by the coding sequence ATGAGATTTAAAGATCTAACACCTGAACAAAAAGAAATGGCCAAAAAATGTAAAACACCCGAAGAACTTTTAAAACTCGCCCAATCTGAAGGATATGAATTGACAGATGATGAGATGGACCTTTTATCAGGAGGAGGCATCTGGGATGGTGATTATGATGGGAAAGGAAAATGGCAGTGA
- a CDS encoding cyclic nucleotide-binding domain-containing protein: MVIKVPEGTVIMHEGEANMDMYKIISGNVELYRGYETKDEAIIGIKSKDDYFGEMGLLTGGKPAIYTVVTYSDVLLLRITEKDIDDFILKNHVDVLRIMQGMANSMYNIKFSMDMIIDDMAKEGNSAKLKDFKGFYSKQLAMYNAFKMIDSSSKKIDKKA, from the coding sequence ATGGTTATAAAAGTACCTGAAGGAACTGTGATAATGCATGAAGGTGAAGCCAATATGGATATGTACAAGATTATATCCGGTAATGTTGAGCTTTACAGGGGCTATGAAACCAAGGATGAGGCAATAATAGGTATAAAATCTAAAGATGATTATTTCGGAGAAATGGGGCTTCTCACAGGTGGAAAGCCAGCCATTTATACCGTGGTGACGTACTCTGATGTGCTTCTTCTTAGAATTACCGAAAAGGATATAGATGACTTCATTCTTAAGAACCATGTCGATGTTCTCAGAATCATGCAGGGCATGGCCAATTCTATGTATAACATCAAGTTCAGCATGGACATGATCATTGATGATATGGCCAAGGAGGGCAATAGCGCAAAGCTAAAAGATTTTAAGGGCTTTTACTCCAAACAGCTTGCCATGTATAATGCTTTCAAGATGATAGATTCCTCTTCAAAAAAAATAGATAAAAAAGCATAA
- a CDS encoding SPASM domain-containing protein produces the protein MLQTPLEEILDSDSLYMDIVNYRVSDFMEHNTDCRECEYRTMCCGGCRAVALNTTPDDYLGKDMVACEFFRGGWKKRVDELLNKLGVGA, from the coding sequence ATGCTACAAACACCATTAGAAGAGATTCTTGACTCAGACTCACTGTACATGGATATAGTTAATTACAGAGTAAGTGATTTTATGGAGCACAATACGGATTGCAGAGAATGTGAGTACCGGACAATGTGTTGCGGAGGCTGCCGGGCCGTGGCCTTGAATACAACTCCTGATGACTATTTAGGTAAAGATATGGTCGCATGTGAGTTTTTTAGAGGTGGATGGAAGAAAAGAGTTGACGAGCTGCTTAATAAACTTGGAGTTGGAGCTTAA
- a CDS encoding sensor histidine kinase, with amino-acid sequence MNAIIACNLILDSCGILILLLLLIPAYVKKNIGEKNNLRGRFLIYAMAVHYYVLFINLIGNLCIFFADAKQVEIVCDAMSRIFIYFSVAIIAVSIFCDENSNLTIPHGCDIPVRQIACMVIPMIFAFCISLFLPKLHLYSVAWSVSLNLIYYMNLIDTQERLEEEERKLELSRAAQMAIQMQPHFVFNTLSSIKTLCRTDPEAAEESIDNLAGYLRGNIDALSCEGLIPFDEEMRHIHQYVALEHADPSQSFSFDYELNVRDFSVPPLCVQTLVENAVKHGALVHRDGTGKVFMSTDMLGDYIQIVITDNGPEHVDLTDAQKQKKGIGISNTKKRLQALCDGSLSISSDSQGTKVVIMIPQKGRK; translated from the coding sequence ATGAATGCAATAATAGCTTGCAATTTGATACTGGACAGCTGCGGTATATTGATCCTGCTGCTTCTTCTGATACCGGCATATGTTAAGAAAAATATCGGCGAAAAGAATAATCTTAGAGGGCGATTTCTTATATATGCCATGGCGGTCCATTACTATGTCTTATTTATCAATCTGATAGGGAACCTATGTATATTTTTTGCCGATGCGAAGCAGGTTGAGATTGTATGTGACGCAATGTCGCGAATTTTTATATATTTTTCTGTTGCGATAATAGCAGTAAGTATATTTTGCGATGAGAATAGTAATCTAACAATTCCTCATGGATGTGATATTCCGGTAAGGCAGATAGCATGCATGGTAATTCCAATGATATTTGCTTTCTGCATATCTCTTTTTCTCCCTAAACTGCATTTATACTCTGTTGCATGGTCTGTTTCACTTAATCTGATCTACTATATGAACCTTATAGATACGCAGGAGCGGCTTGAAGAGGAAGAGAGAAAGCTTGAGTTATCCAGGGCGGCTCAGATGGCAATTCAGATGCAGCCTCATTTTGTTTTTAATACGTTGTCTTCCATTAAAACATTATGTCGTACAGATCCGGAGGCTGCAGAAGAAAGCATTGATAATCTGGCAGGGTATCTTAGGGGCAATATTGATGCGCTTTCCTGTGAGGGCTTGATACCCTTTGACGAAGAGATGCGACATATTCATCAGTACGTAGCATTGGAGCATGCCGATCCGTCACAGAGTTTTTCTTTTGATTATGAGCTTAATGTCAGGGATTTTTCCGTACCACCATTATGTGTTCAAACCTTGGTAGAAAATGCGGTAAAGCATGGAGCACTTGTGCATCGCGATGGTACTGGAAAAGTGTTTATGTCTACGGATATGTTGGGTGATTATATTCAGATTGTTATTACTGATAATGGACCTGAACATGTGGACCTGACTGATGCTCAGAAGCAGAAAAAAGGAATTGGTATCAGTAATACAAAGAAACGCCTTCAGGCACTATGTGATGGGAGCTTGTCAATCAGTTCAGATAGTCAGGGAACAAAGGTGGTAATAATGATTCCACAAAAGGGGAGGAAGTAA
- a CDS encoding response regulator yields MYTLTVDDRELTVKLLLSILRKLDPKGTHIGATSPEEALRQIKDRQVDVAFLDVEMPGEVNGLDLGRRLRQIYPKLNIVIITGHKEYAIEAFELDASGYLLKPITEGAVEHQLSVLRFEQENKEEGKPGGKVRIRCFGTFEVFHNGVPVDFSYSKSKELLACLVDRHGAMCSNDTMIGCLWPDEPANQQTKARIRKYVKDLRDTFASVGIEDIIRHKDRVGVGIDISKVDCDYYRFLEGDPGVTHAFNGKYMIQYSFAEETRAELNRHKQDFNEESSIE; encoded by the coding sequence ATGTACACGCTCACTGTAGATGACCGCGAACTGACGGTCAAACTATTGCTTTCGATATTGCGAAAACTTGATCCGAAAGGAACACATATAGGTGCCACAAGTCCTGAAGAGGCACTTAGACAGATAAAAGACCGACAAGTTGATGTAGCATTTCTTGATGTTGAAATGCCGGGGGAGGTTAATGGCCTTGACCTGGGACGAAGGCTTAGGCAGATTTACCCAAAGCTTAACATTGTCATTATCACAGGACATAAGGAATATGCCATAGAAGCTTTTGAACTGGACGCAAGCGGGTACTTGCTTAAACCTATAACCGAAGGCGCAGTGGAGCATCAACTGTCAGTGCTGAGATTTGAACAGGAGAATAAGGAAGAGGGAAAGCCAGGGGGAAAGGTTAGAATCAGATGTTTTGGTACTTTTGAGGTTTTCCATAACGGAGTTCCGGTAGACTTTTCTTATTCCAAGAGTAAGGAACTTCTTGCCTGTCTGGTGGATCGACATGGAGCTATGTGTTCTAATGATACAATGATTGGTTGCCTCTGGCCGGATGAACCGGCTAATCAACAGACCAAGGCAAGAATAAGAAAATATGTTAAGGATCTGAGGGATACGTTTGCCTCAGTTGGTATAGAGGACATTATACGACATAAAGACCGTGTGGGTGTAGGAATTGATATTTCTAAGGTGGACTGTGATTATTACAGGTTTCTGGAGGGTGATCCGGGAGTAACCCATGCTTTTAATGGTAAATACATGATTCAATATTCTTTTGCTGAAGAAACAAGAGCTGAGCTTAATCGGCATAAGCAGGATTTTAATGAAGAGTCATCGATAGAATAG
- a CDS encoding phosphatase PAP2 family protein produces MEEKKIMTMPMKFFWSVVIVCILGIIIGSVWDFNINVALANKTDIGAFFATYGSYFSYCLYPAAGACFFVGLKKKGEKYNMLAWVLVILCWFMAVYYSNSYNGKTVRALFNYTAGESSPFLSILSWLFWAVLYGWVPFVVVRLLNDADPDKLIAVGAAIIVAGIAADNVNLWLKQVGSRPRYKYLITLDDPMSKFRNWWQMIPNLAGSDDSFKSWPSGNMTIASMMFALPMLTDVFKNRSERKNIVAFVIACIFVIVYGYNRIHMTNHFLTDVCFGTLITYLIYSVISTAFMKAAKS; encoded by the coding sequence ATGGAAGAGAAAAAGATTATGACAATGCCAATGAAATTCTTTTGGAGCGTAGTTATTGTCTGTATTCTTGGTATAATTATTGGTTCGGTATGGGATTTTAACATCAATGTGGCACTTGCCAATAAAACTGATATTGGAGCTTTTTTTGCAACATACGGTTCCTACTTTTCTTACTGTCTGTATCCGGCTGCCGGAGCATGTTTTTTTGTGGGACTAAAGAAAAAAGGTGAGAAATATAACATGCTGGCATGGGTGCTTGTTATTTTGTGCTGGTTTATGGCTGTATATTATTCAAACAGTTACAACGGAAAAACTGTAAGAGCTCTTTTTAACTATACAGCAGGTGAAAGCTCACCGTTTCTTTCGATTCTAAGCTGGCTGTTCTGGGCGGTGCTTTATGGATGGGTGCCTTTTGTAGTAGTAAGGCTCCTTAACGATGCAGATCCGGATAAGCTTATTGCGGTAGGAGCTGCCATCATTGTAGCCGGTATTGCAGCTGATAATGTAAATCTATGGCTTAAGCAGGTCGGTTCAAGACCCAGATACAAATACCTGATAACTCTTGATGATCCCATGAGTAAATTCAGGAACTGGTGGCAGATGATACCTAATCTGGCAGGAAGTGATGACAGCTTCAAGAGCTGGCCTAGTGGAAACATGACTATAGCCAGTATGATGTTTGCGCTTCCGATGCTGACTGATGTATTTAAAAACAGGAGCGAAAGAAAGAACATAGTAGCTTTTGTGATCGCTTGCATATTTGTAATAGTCTATGGATATAACCGCATTCATATGACCAATCATTTTTTGACTGATGTATGTTTTGGAACACTCATCACATATCTGATCTATAGTGTGATAAGCACGGCATTCATGAAGGCAGCTAAATCATGA
- a CDS encoding NAD(P)H-dependent oxidoreductase, producing MNLFINACVRTESRTEKIAEKLLEKLGEKADKVRLSEVAFPLTSEDFLRKRDNYIKEKDYSDPYFDLAKQFAKADMIVIAAPYWDLSFPAVLKLYIEHINVLGITFEYSSEGIPIGLCKAKKLYYVMTAGGYYVPEEYGFGYIKALAENYYGIKDVELIKATGLDIQGNDAEMILQKCISNLHVDI from the coding sequence ATGAATCTTTTCATTAATGCATGTGTAAGAACAGAATCCAGAACTGAAAAGATCGCGGAAAAACTGCTTGAAAAGCTTGGTGAAAAAGCAGACAAAGTCAGACTGTCAGAAGTTGCATTTCCGTTAACCAGCGAGGATTTCCTTAGAAAAAGAGATAATTACATAAAAGAAAAGGATTATAGTGATCCATATTTTGATCTGGCAAAACAGTTCGCCAAAGCAGACATGATTGTTATAGCTGCACCTTATTGGGATTTGTCTTTTCCTGCAGTGCTTAAGCTATATATAGAACATATCAATGTTCTGGGAATAACCTTTGAGTATTCGTCCGAAGGTATACCTATTGGCTTGTGTAAGGCCAAAAAGCTTTATTACGTAATGACTGCAGGCGGCTATTATGTACCGGAAGAGTATGGATTTGGATATATAAAAGCGCTCGCAGAAAACTACTATGGCATAAAGGATGTGGAGCTAATTAAAGCGACAGGTCTCGATATACAAGGAAATGATGCGGAGATGATACTACAAAAATGTATTAGCAATTTGCATGTTGATATATAA
- a CDS encoding ParM/StbA family protein: MKEHGEIVVIGIDHGYGNIKTASTCTPTGITAYDTEPIFSENILEYKGIYYRIGDTHKEFVDNKVSDEDYYFLTLMAIARELHTAHLYEAKVHLAVGLPLTWIYRQKEEFRQYMLKNEYAEFKWNSELYKVHITGCSVYPQGYPAIIGKINDSLGLNLLADIGNGTMNLIFLNGKKPDEKRSFTEKLGVNQCVIAVRDAVSKEFQTTIDERVIQQVLRKNEADISTAYLEVIRNTAREYAGKVFTALREHEYNPDLMRLYIVGGGGCIIKNFGNYDASRVTIIDDICATAKGYELLAYLSLNRKKECA, from the coding sequence ATGAAGGAGCATGGAGAAATTGTAGTCATCGGCATTGACCATGGCTATGGAAACATCAAAACAGCATCAACATGCACTCCTACTGGTATCACTGCTTATGATACTGAGCCGATTTTTTCGGAAAACATTCTGGAATACAAAGGCATCTATTATCGCATCGGTGACACCCATAAAGAGTTTGTTGATAACAAGGTATCTGATGAAGACTACTATTTTCTGACACTAATGGCAATAGCCCGTGAACTGCATACAGCGCATCTGTATGAAGCAAAAGTGCATCTGGCTGTAGGACTGCCACTTACATGGATATACAGGCAGAAGGAAGAATTCAGACAGTACATGCTTAAGAATGAGTATGCTGAGTTTAAGTGGAACAGCGAACTATACAAAGTGCATATTACGGGCTGCTCTGTATATCCCCAGGGATACCCTGCTATTATAGGAAAGATTAATGACAGCCTGGGACTGAATCTTCTTGCTGATATTGGGAACGGAACCATGAATCTCATTTTTCTTAATGGGAAAAAGCCAGATGAAAAGCGGAGTTTCACCGAAAAACTTGGAGTAAACCAGTGTGTCATAGCTGTAAGAGATGCTGTATCTAAAGAATTCCAGACCACAATTGATGAGCGTGTGATTCAGCAGGTTTTAAGGAAAAACGAAGCTGATATTTCAACTGCATATCTTGAGGTGATCAGAAATACCGCCAGGGAATATGCGGGGAAGGTATTCACTGCCCTTAGGGAACACGAGTATAACCCTGATCTTATGAGGCTCTATATCGTAGGTGGAGGAGGGTGTATCATTAAGAACTTTGGAAATTATGATGCTTCCAGAGTGACGATCATTGATGATATCTGTGCAACGGCCAAGGGCTATGAACTGCTGGCGTATCTTAGCCTTAACAGAAAGAAGGAATGTGCATGA